The Petrocella atlantisensis genome has a window encoding:
- the sdaAA gene encoding L-serine ammonia-lyase, iron-sulfur-dependent, subunit alpha, with amino-acid sequence MKIATAKDILLIKETHNLNLFEIALQYEVSNSDLDQGVIVDTMARQWQIMKQAITLGLDPDNQHLHGKILGREAIKLKTSFESGKSICGETTSKAIMYALSTMEVNMAMGQIVAAPTAGASGVLPGTLKALQETYHLEDSKIIEALFVAGLVGMIIAKQASISGAKGGCQAEIGSAASMAAAATVYVLDGTMEQSFDAAAIAINNMMGLICDPVAGLVEVPCHKRNALGAANALLCAEMVLAGLPSMIPFDEVVQAMKQVGDLLPACHRETATGGIAISKTAKAIEARIMNDE; translated from the coding sequence ATGAAGATAGCAACTGCTAAAGATATTCTACTAATAAAAGAAACCCATAATCTCAATCTATTTGAGATTGCTCTACAATATGAGGTCTCAAATAGTGATTTGGATCAAGGTGTCATCGTAGACACAATGGCACGCCAGTGGCAGATTATGAAGCAAGCCATTACACTGGGTCTAGATCCTGATAATCAACACCTCCATGGTAAGATTTTAGGTCGTGAAGCCATTAAGCTTAAGACATCTTTTGAATCCGGCAAATCCATTTGCGGAGAAACAACATCAAAAGCCATTATGTATGCCCTTAGTACTATGGAAGTCAATATGGCGATGGGGCAGATTGTAGCTGCACCTACAGCAGGTGCCAGTGGGGTTTTGCCCGGTACTTTAAAAGCACTTCAAGAAACCTATCATCTGGAAGACAGCAAAATCATTGAAGCCCTTTTTGTCGCCGGTCTCGTTGGTATGATCATCGCCAAACAAGCAAGCATATCCGGTGCTAAAGGTGGGTGTCAAGCTGAGATTGGGTCGGCTGCTTCTATGGCTGCGGCTGCAACCGTCTATGTACTAGATGGAACTATGGAACAATCTTTTGACGCAGCCGCTATTGCCATTAATAATATGATGGGACTTATCTGTGATCCTGTGGCCGGACTGGTAGAAGTGCCCTGTCACAAAAGAAATGCTCTAGGTGCCGCCAACGCACTTTTGTGCGCTGAGATGGTTCTGGCAGGTCTTCCTTCCATGATTCCCTTTGATGAAGTGGTACAAGCCATGAAACAAGTAGGCGATTTATTACCTGCCTGCCACCGTGAAACCGCAACTGGTGGTATTGCCATCAGTAAAACTGCAAAAGCCATTGAAGCCAGAATTATGAATGATGAATAA
- a CDS encoding ABC transporter ATP-binding protein yields the protein MDIEDQTIEKGYDGVLLKRLLKYAKKHYFAITLSMILLVVVVGIELIRPIIIGQAIDEVIVNYQKIYSQVAPEEGSVIAGTGYIEDEDNTMKEAPKATIIYEEGDYYLVDNLMYEEALSIKEEEGSIDSNGAFVTDQGLTYSALRLTPEEIDLLRSTDYTELFRLMVFFIIILIAGLVIAYFQTILLHYTGQKIIYEIRDEIFAHIQGRSIEFFNQNPVGKLVTRVTNDTETLNEMYTSVIVNSVKSVLTLVGISVMMVVLNWRLALAVFLVLPLVLVSTLIFRKYSRKAYRDVRRQVSMVNTFLSEHISGMKIVQIFGKEKAKLKAFDAINDGLLKANMKELMVFGVYRPTMYLIYVLSLAMVLGYGGYQVMSGVLTIGVLVIYLQYISNFFDPIQQLAEQFGILQSAFAAAEKIFSLLDDDQSIDDIDNPIALESVKGHIEFKNVWFAYNEDEYVLKDISFTVNPGETVAFVGATGAGKTSILNLLTRYYDIQQGEILLDGHNIKTLDKHAIRKHVGQMLQDVFLFTGDIKENIRLGEASISEADVVAAAKFVNAHIFIEKMPNKYDEHVFERGATLSAGQRQLLSFARTLAYKPSVLVLDEATANIDTETEVLIQDALLKLMEHRTTLVVAHRLSTIQHADKIVVLHKGRIKEIGNHQTLLSKKGLYYNLYQLQYQELEEKTS from the coding sequence TTGAATTGATTCGGCCGATCATTATAGGTCAGGCAATTGATGAAGTTATTGTTAATTATCAGAAGATCTATAGCCAAGTGGCCCCTGAAGAAGGTTCTGTGATTGCTGGAACCGGCTATATAGAAGATGAAGATAATACGATGAAGGAAGCACCAAAAGCTACGATTATCTATGAAGAGGGTGATTACTATCTTGTTGATAATCTTATGTATGAGGAAGCCTTAAGCATAAAAGAAGAAGAAGGCAGTATAGATTCTAACGGTGCATTTGTCACAGATCAAGGTTTGACCTATAGTGCCTTACGATTAACACCGGAGGAGATTGATCTCTTAAGGTCAACGGATTATACAGAACTTTTTAGATTAATGGTATTTTTTATTATCATTTTGATTGCAGGTCTTGTAATTGCTTATTTTCAGACCATATTGCTGCATTATACAGGTCAAAAGATTATCTATGAGATAAGAGATGAGATTTTTGCTCATATTCAGGGACGCTCTATTGAGTTTTTTAATCAGAATCCGGTGGGTAAGCTGGTGACCCGTGTAACCAATGATACAGAGACCTTAAACGAAATGTACACCAGTGTCATTGTCAACTCAGTAAAAAGTGTCTTGACCCTAGTCGGAATATCCGTTATGATGGTAGTTCTGAACTGGCGTCTTGCCCTTGCAGTTTTTCTTGTCTTGCCCCTAGTACTCGTATCTACTTTGATATTTAGAAAATACTCAAGAAAAGCATATCGTGATGTGAGACGTCAGGTATCTATGGTGAATACATTTTTATCGGAACACATATCCGGAATGAAAATCGTTCAGATTTTTGGGAAAGAAAAAGCGAAGTTAAAAGCCTTTGACGCAATCAATGACGGGTTGCTTAAAGCCAATATGAAAGAATTAATGGTATTTGGCGTTTACAGACCTACTATGTATTTGATCTATGTATTGTCATTAGCCATGGTACTTGGTTATGGTGGTTATCAGGTAATGAGTGGTGTTTTAACCATTGGGGTTTTAGTCATCTACCTTCAGTATATATCGAACTTTTTTGACCCAATTCAACAACTGGCAGAACAATTTGGCATCCTTCAATCGGCTTTTGCAGCGGCAGAGAAAATATTCTCACTGCTGGATGATGATCAAAGTATTGATGACATAGACAATCCGATAGCGCTGGAATCTGTAAAAGGACATATTGAATTCAAGAATGTTTGGTTTGCCTATAATGAGGATGAATATGTATTAAAGGATATATCTTTTACTGTGAATCCAGGAGAAACAGTAGCTTTTGTGGGTGCAACCGGTGCGGGAAAAACGTCTATACTCAACCTACTCACCAGATATTATGATATACAACAAGGTGAAATTCTACTGGATGGACACAACATCAAGACCTTGGATAAACATGCAATAAGAAAACATGTGGGACAAATGTTACAGGACGTGTTTCTCTTTACCGGAGATATCAAAGAGAACATACGCCTTGGTGAAGCAAGCATAAGTGAGGCAGATGTAGTCGCAGCAGCGAAATTCGTTAACGCCCACATTTTTATAGAAAAAATGCCGAACAAGTATGATGAACATGTTTTTGAAAGAGGGGCTACATTGTCAGCAGGTCAAAGGCAGTTGTTATCTTTTGCAAGAACATTGGCCTATAAGCCTTCGGTATTGGTGCTTGATGAAGCAACCGCTAATATTGATACGGAAACAGAAGTGTTGATTCAAGATGCCCTCTTAAAGCTTATGGAACATCGTACAACTTTGGTGGTCGCACACCGATTGTCCACCATTCAACATGCAGACAAAATTGTTGTTCTACATAAAGGTCGTATTAAAGAAATAGGTAACCATCAAACTTTACTGAGCAAAAAAGGTTTATACTATAACTTGTATCAGTTACAATATCAGGAGTTGGAAGAAAAAACTTCCTAA
- the sdaAB gene encoding L-serine ammonia-lyase, iron-sulfur-dependent subunit beta yields MENYSIFDIIGPAMIGPSSSHTAGAAKVAYIARSIFGKPIKKATFYLHGSFSTTYKGHGTDKALIAGVCGMRPDDPNIPFSYEKAKDMNIEIQFLKINLDDVHPNTVKIVFEGLDGLTQSIIGSSIGGGKVRIISIDDIDVAITGSYATLITQHLDLPGFVADISQILAKHHINIAFMKVFRETKGENAVMVIETDDVIHKDALEKISALGALNKLTFFEAIQ; encoded by the coding sequence ATGGAAAATTACTCTATTTTTGATATTATCGGACCAGCCATGATTGGTCCGTCAAGCTCTCATACAGCTGGTGCCGCAAAGGTTGCTTATATTGCACGATCCATTTTTGGTAAGCCCATTAAAAAAGCTACCTTTTATCTCCATGGCTCTTTTTCTACCACTTATAAAGGTCATGGTACAGACAAGGCTCTAATTGCCGGTGTTTGTGGCATGCGTCCTGATGATCCAAACATTCCATTCTCTTATGAAAAAGCAAAGGATATGAATATTGAAATTCAGTTTCTAAAGATAAACTTAGATGACGTTCATCCCAATACAGTCAAAATAGTTTTTGAAGGCTTGGACGGATTGACACAATCTATTATCGGTTCTTCCATTGGGGGCGGTAAAGTAAGAATTATTTCTATCGATGATATTGATGTAGCCATCACAGGCAGTTATGCAACCCTCATTACCCAGCACTTAGATTTACCCGGTTTTGTGGCAGATATCAGCCAGATTCTTGCCAAGCATCATATCAACATTGCCTTTATGAAGGTCTTTCGTGAAACCAAAGGAGAAAATGCCGTTATGGTTATTGAAACCGATGATGTCATACATAAGGATGCTTTGGAAAAGATTAGTGCTTTGGGTGCTTTGAATAAACTGACTTTTTTTGAGGCGATACAATAG
- a CDS encoding TIGR00266 family protein, which yields MKYEIKGQSLPVVICTLNANETLVSEAGAMGWMSDYITMDTNMKGGLMGGLGRAFSGESVFLNTFTSKADNTIIAFPSSFPGKIVAKELKDGESIICQKGAFLAGTSNVKLEIAFRKKLGAGFFGGEGFILQKITGPGYVFLEFDGHVEEYILQPGQTFKVDTGNVAMFDASVQYNVEMVKGLKNIFLGGEGLFLTTLTGPGHVHLQSMPIQNLAAQMTRYFNTSSK from the coding sequence ATGAAGTATGAAATCAAAGGACAATCACTGCCGGTCGTAATATGTACTCTAAACGCTAATGAAACCTTGGTTTCTGAAGCAGGTGCTATGGGATGGATGAGTGACTACATCACCATGGACACCAACATGAAGGGTGGATTAATGGGTGGACTTGGAAGAGCTTTTTCCGGTGAGTCCGTTTTCCTTAATACCTTTACTTCAAAAGCAGACAACACCATCATCGCATTCCCATCTTCTTTTCCCGGAAAAATAGTAGCAAAAGAGCTAAAAGACGGAGAATCTATTATCTGCCAAAAAGGTGCTTTTTTAGCCGGTACATCTAATGTTAAGCTTGAAATCGCCTTTAGGAAAAAGCTTGGCGCAGGTTTTTTTGGTGGTGAGGGTTTTATTCTTCAAAAAATCACAGGACCCGGGTATGTGTTCTTAGAGTTTGATGGTCATGTTGAAGAGTATATTCTACAACCCGGTCAGACTTTCAAAGTGGACACCGGTAATGTGGCAATGTTTGATGCATCCGTTCAATATAATGTTGAAATGGTCAAGGGACTTAAGAATATTTTCTTAGGTGGCGAAGGTCTTTTCTTAACCACACTTACCGGCCCCGGTCATGTTCATCTACAAAGTATGCCCATTCAGAATCTGGCAGCACAGATGACCCGTTACTTTAATACTAGTTCAAAATAG
- the truA gene encoding tRNA pseudouridine(38-40) synthase TruA: protein MAYNYKMIIGYDGAKYQGWQKNKNAKNTLQSKLEGTLSEYLGEEIVVIGSGRTDKGVHALGQVVNFITKSKQKPGNLKYNLNKVLPEDIIIKEVYKVDEDFNCRFAAISKTYRYTLWKANAQTMPLFERKYVYRLEEQVDVDLMLVAATKFIGEHDFKGFCSDKTKKTTTRKVNIIDIIEDEDRIEIIINASGFLYNMARIMVGTLIEIGLGLRHDDTIDQVFASKIRSEAGYTAPAQGLCLMEVIY, encoded by the coding sequence ATGGCGTACAATTATAAAATGATTATTGGTTATGACGGTGCCAAATATCAAGGATGGCAAAAAAATAAGAATGCAAAAAACACCCTTCAAAGTAAGTTGGAAGGTACCTTAAGTGAATATCTAGGCGAAGAAATTGTGGTGATCGGTTCAGGCAGAACGGATAAAGGTGTGCATGCCCTTGGTCAAGTGGTGAACTTCATTACAAAATCCAAGCAAAAACCGGGAAATCTTAAATACAATTTGAACAAGGTCTTACCTGAAGATATCATCATTAAGGAAGTATACAAAGTAGATGAAGATTTTAACTGTCGTTTTGCCGCAATAAGTAAAACCTATCGATATACTTTATGGAAAGCCAATGCACAGACGATGCCTTTATTTGAACGTAAATATGTTTACAGACTTGAAGAACAGGTCGATGTGGACCTTATGTTGGTTGCAGCAACCAAATTTATTGGTGAGCATGATTTTAAGGGATTCTGCAGTGATAAAACCAAGAAAACAACAACAAGAAAAGTTAATATTATTGATATTATAGAAGATGAAGACCGTATCGAAATCATTATCAATGCCAGTGGCTTCTTATACAATATGGCAAGAATCATGGTTGGGACACTCATTGAGATTGGTCTTGGCCTTCGACATGACGACACCATTGATCAGGTCTTTGCCTCCAAAATCAGAAGTGAAGCCGGTTACACAGCACCTGCACAAGGACTCTGCCTCATGGAAGTAATATATTAA
- a CDS encoding Hsp20/alpha crystallin family protein, whose amino-acid sequence MFRLTPYARGQVSRRSNDFSDIFSMFDDVFNDSLFQSRALNNGSFKIDIKDNDQEYILEADLPGVKKEDLRIDYKDDQLLIQVECKDEMDEEKANYIHRERRICSMQRMFGLKDIQGDQISAKLENGVLTIVAPKKEEVDNSIRIEVK is encoded by the coding sequence ATGTTTAGATTAACACCTTATGCACGTGGACAAGTATCAAGGAGAAGCAACGATTTCTCAGACATTTTCAGTATGTTTGATGATGTATTCAATGATTCATTGTTTCAATCTAGAGCTCTGAATAATGGCTCATTTAAGATTGACATCAAGGACAATGACCAAGAATACATACTCGAAGCCGATCTTCCAGGTGTAAAAAAAGAGGACTTAAGGATTGACTACAAGGATGATCAACTTTTAATTCAAGTAGAATGCAAGGATGAAATGGATGAAGAAAAAGCCAATTACATCCATAGAGAAAGAAGAATATGTTCTATGCAAAGAATGTTTGGATTAAAAGACATTCAAGGTGACCAAATTAGTGCTAAGTTAGAAAATGGTGTTTTGACCATTGTAGCACCTAAGAAAGAAGAAGTGGATAATAGTATTCGAATTGAAGTCAAATAA